ATAATAATCGCTGTCCACGAGCAGTACGCCCTTGTATTGGAGGAGCTCGGGCTTCTCGAGAATCATCTTCTTATTCTGGATTTTCCATTCGTATGCCTCGAGTTTATCCTTGATCTTATAGTTCTTATCGACTATGAAACTTCCCTTCAGCTCGTCATAGGCCTTCATATAATCATTTTTCAATTCGTAAAACTCGACTATCTTCAGACGCGCATCCGAATGGAAGGGATTCAGATAAACCGTGCGTTTCAGGCGCAGAAGATACCATATCATATTACCATTCTTATAATCCGTCAATGCCTGTTTATAATAATCTCCCGCAAGTTCCTGCCGGATATCCGAGTCAACCGGATAATTCTTCACCGCGAACTTTTCGAACGAGTATTTGATGAACTGGTTCTTCGGGTCAATATCGTATGCCTTCTTATAATCCGCAAGCGAGTTTTCTATCGAAATAGCCTCGTTCGCCCATGCCATCTTATAATAAAGCCATTTCAGGAAATCGTCGCTCTTCTTGAAATCGGCGTTCAGAAGCCAGTCGTACTTTTCCAGCGCCTTCGAGTTATTTCCCGATTTCAGGTAACAATCGCCCAGCAGGTTTATCCCTGAGACAAAGTTCTCAAAAAGGGTCTCGCCCTTCTCGAGCAGGCTGATCGCCGAACTGTATTTATCAATCTTATAATAGAAATCCGCGAGGTAATAAAACCCGAGACGGTCGCGCGAATTGAGCTCGAACGCCTTCTGGTAATTATTCTCCGCCTCTTTATAGATACCCAACTGGAAGTAGTAATCCCCGAGGGAAATATACCCGAGCCAGAGTTCCGGGGCGAGACGCACCGCCTTCTGCAGGTTGTCAAACGCCTGAGGCATCTTATTGAGCTTCAGGTAAAGTATCCCCATATTCCGGTACACCTCCGAATAGGAGGGAAACAGTTTCAGGATGGAATTGTAATAGTTTTCGGAATCCTTGTACTTGCCCAATTCGCGGTAACTGTTCGCGACCAGCAGCATCGCGTCCACATCGTTATGCGCGTACTTCAACGCTGTCATCGCGGTCGATAGGCTCTCGCTGTACGCCCCTATCGCGAAATACACCTCTGCGAGATACCGGTACGCCACCCCGTAATACGGGTTGATCTGGAGCGCGTTCCGGAACGAATCGAGCGCCTGATAATAGCGTTCTTCCTGGTATAACTTGATGCCCTCATTGAGGTAGACTGTGGGATCCTGCGCCGCGAGCGGCGCGAAAAGCGCGACGACCCCGATCAGGCTAAAGCATAAACTTCTTATTCTTCTTGTAAATCCCATCAAATTCCTTCTTTTTATCTTCATATCCCGCGCGTCCGAGAAGTCCGTAAGTAAAGTTCTTCCCCTCCTCCACACCGGGCTGATCCAACGGATCGAGCTGGTAGAGATAACCGGAGAACACGGTCGCTACTTCGAACATATAGATCAACTGTCCCATCGTAAACTCGTCCACCTTCGGCACCGTGATCGTGATACTGGGGCGGCCTTCCTTGGAAAGCGCGGCCTCGGTGGCCTTCTGCTCGGAGTCGATCAGCTCGTTCATCGTATGCCCGCTCAGGTAGCTGATCCCCTTGTACTCGCCGTACAGCTTGGGGATTTCCAGTTCGCAGTCGAAATCTTTAACGCGGATAAACGTCACCACTTTATCGTACGGGCCTTCCTTGAACAACTGAACCTGCGAATGCTGGTCGGTCGCGCCTACCGCTTTCAGCGGCGTCGGGCCCTGGAAATGGATATTCCCGTCGAGCGTAAATTTCTTACCGAGACTCTCCGCCCATAGCTGGACATACCAGTCCGCGAGGCGGGCGAGTTTATTGGAATACGGCATCAGCACCGATATCGGCGCGCCGTTCTGGTACGCGAGATACTGCAATGCGGCGAACAGGTACGCCGGGTTTTTTTCAAGCTCCGGCGACGACGTCCATTTATCCATCTCGGCCGCGCCCGCGAGGAGTTTGTCCACATCGATACCCATCAACGCCGCGGGCAGGACGCCCACGGGGGTGAGTACCGAGAAACGCCCGCCGACCAGCGGCTCTATCGGAAACCAGCGGATATTTTCCTTATCGGCGATCTCGCGGAGGATGCTTTTATTCGGGTCGGTGACAAAACAGATATGCTCCCGGTATTCCGCTTCGCCCACCGCTTCTATCAGGAACTTCTGAAGGATAAAGAACGTGGTAATCGTTTCGGACGTGCTCCCGGACTTGGTAACCACGAGGAAAAGAGTCTTCTTCGGGTCGATCATTTCCAGCAGTTCCTTCGTCCAATCGGGGTCGATGTTATCGGTGACATAGGTGCGCATCCCGTTCCGTTTCGACGCGGGGAGCTCGTTCCAGAACGAATTCCGCAGCGCGGTCAGGAGGGATAACGGCCCCAGCGCGGAACCGCCGATACCGATAACAACCTGCGTATCGTACCGCGCCATATATTCCTTCGCGGCGGACTTGATCGCATCGGTCAGGCCGGTCTGGTAGGGCAGATCGTAGAACGGCAGTTCTTTCGATTGGCGGCGCTTGGTCATATCGTCATGGGCTTTTTTGGTAATTTTTTCAAAACTGCGGAGACGTTCCTCGGTAATCCCCATGCGGGTGCCGATATTCTCCGACATCATATTGTTGTAATCGAATTCAATCCGCTGTGACATTTTATCCTCCGTTATATTGAGTAGAAAATTATTGCGTCCGGTGCAAAGCGGGGGAAGTTAACACACCCGCCCGCCGTTTTTTATCCGCTATTCTTTATATCGGGTAAAATACCCGTCTGATGATTACTCGTCGCTCTCGGCGTCCTTTTTCTCGTTCTCGGCCGCCTCCCGCTCGATATTCTCGAGTTCCTCGAGGTCGCCGAGGGATTCCTTGAGAGTCTCTATCTCCGCGCCTATTTTATCGTAGACTTCGCGGGAAAGATTCAGCAGGATTTCCGGTTTATCCTTGGCTTTTCTGCCGATACCGAATACTTTAGACAGGATACGTTTCACTCCCTCGTATACCTTCACGCGTTCCAACGGGTCTTCGATAAAAACCGCCGTCTTATATTTCAGGATCGCGTCTATATAGAGGAATCCGTCGTAGCCGAAATTATAATCGGTATCCGGGCCGAGCCATCGCGCCCCGTCGAGAGGTTCGACTCCCTTCGATTGGAGCTCGAGGGCAATCTCGTAAAACTCCGAGGCCTTCCGGTAAAAAATATCCGCCATCTCCTGATACTTCGGTTCGTTGGTCTGTTTGAACAGATCGTTCATCAGCCACGCGGTGCGGAGGGAATATATTCCCATTTTTATAGTAGGGGCTTGTTTCCGTTTGTCGAAATAAGGCGCGGAACTGATTGCGAGGATATAGCTCGCGGTGCCGCTGATCAGATCGCGCGGGCCGACAAAATCCGGCACCGAGCCGAATATCTTCAGCAGATATTTCCCGCGTACCTGCTGGAGTTCCAGCAGAACCTCGACTGATTTTTGGGGGACTTTCGTGAAATCTTCTTTCTCCGCCGCGAAATAGCAGCTCGGGCAAACCGATATGGGGTAGATTAACGCGTTGATCTCGCCGTATTTCTGGGTGGAAATATAGCTTCTGCGAAGCTCGTTACTCAGGTTACCGGCATTAAACCTGCCGCGTCCGGTAAGCAGTTCCTCACGTTTATGCCCAACTCCGCAAACCGGACAGATGAGTTCGTTTTTGGAATAAAAAGAAATCGCTTCGCCCATTCCGATTCCTTATCCGAAATACTTCATCGATAACTGGAGCCAGAAATCCTGCGGGATCAGTACGACCGCGAGTAACAGAAGCAGGACTACCCCTACCACGATCTTTACAACCAAATTATTGGAGTTCTCCATTTGATTCTTCCTCTTCATTGCTATTCTTATCGACCAATTATTATACTCCCGAACGCGAGTATTCTCAAGAATTCTTTTATTATTTCATATCAATACAACGAGAATACCTTTGTTATTAGAGTTCATTTTCAGCAATCGGTTTATTATTTCCGGTTTTTAAATAATTCGTCAGCCCTACCCGGTTTTTTACCCCTGATTTCTGGTAGATATTCTTGACATGCGTTTTGACAGTGTGCTCGGAAATCCCCAACTCTTCCGCAATCATCTTCGCGGTTCTGCCCTCCATCACCATGATGGAGATCTCCCATTCCCGTTCGGTAAGATTCGCTTCCTCTTTATTCTTCAGTTCCCGTTCGTCGACCGTGCACGGACGGGTCTCCTTCAGCACAAACACCTCGAGCATCGACCAGAGAAACGCGATATTCCACAGCATATAGAAGATAGGATTAAAGAATGTTTCCCGCAGGAACGGCGTATTAATACCCTCGAACCAGTGCAGATACCCTATCCCGTATATCAGCACATACTGCGCGGCCATCATTATCGAGAATACGACCAGCAGGACTTTTACCTTTGGGTTATCGATATTCTTAACATTCTTAAACGCGATAAAAAAGACATAAACCATCGCCACCGCCTGAGCTAAAATGGCTATAATATATCCCGGCCCGTAGGAGGAGGTAGAGCTATCGTAGAAAAGCGGGGAGAGCACTAGCCCGGTCAATAATAACGCTTCGGCTCCGAACGAAATATTACGAAGTAATTCCCGCTTCGGACGAAACAGGGTGTGAAAAAAGTACGGGAATAAAAAGACGTAGGTGTTCCTGATGCAGAAAAGGAGTCTGGCCTCGATCAGATCCGGCGTATCCTTTACGCTCCAGAAATCCGCGATAAACCCGACAATCAGGTAGGATAATAGCATCAGCTGTATGATGAGATAAATCCAGAGCACCGTCTTATTGTGACGGATACCCAGAAAAATGGTTACCAGTAACCCGATTCCCCCGAAAATGAATCCGAAGATATTCGCAAAAAATATTTCCTGCGGCATCGCAATCTCCCAACCCTATGTATTATTATACGACTCATTTTATAGAATTTCCAGAAACATGACGGATTATTTAATAATCCGAATATTAATCATTGAGTAATTGATAAAAAAGGCGTTTTGCCCTACAATATATACTAGAATATTAGGGAGAGGAACATGGATATATTACAGTCTATCATCCTGTCGGTCATCCAGGGGCTGACGGAGTTTCTGCCGATTTCCAGCTCGGGTCATCTCGCGCTCGCGGATAAACTCTTCGGCCCGCACACCGCCGACCTCCGTTTCTTCGCGATCGTCCATTTCGGAACCATGTTCGCCACTATCTGGGTATTCTGGGATGAAATTATCAAGCTATTCAAGTCGCTCGGGACAATACCCGCCGCGGTAAAAGATAAAAAGATGAACGGAGACCTGAAAACGGTTCTTTATATCATCATCGCTAGCGTTCCCACGGGCATCATGGGAATTTTCCTGAAAGATAAATTCGAGAGCCTCACGAGTAATGTCATCATTATCGGGGCGTGCCTCGTCGTAACCGGGATTATCCTGCTCGTTACCCGTTTTATCAAGGCGGGCGAACGCGACCAGAATAACTTCGGATTCCTGCGGGCGCTCGTACTCGGGACGGCGCAGGGGATAGCCATACTCCCGGGCGTCTCGCGTTCAGGCACCACCATCGCGACGTCGCTCTACCTCGGCGCGGACCGCAAGTTCGCCGGGCGGCTGTCGTTCCTGATCTCGCTGCCCGCCATCCTCGCGGTCAACCTGATGGAATGGTTCGACCCGAAGACGGCTTGTCCCGCCGACGGGATAGTCGCGAAACTCCCGTATGTCATCGGGTTTGTCGTTGCCTTCGGGGTAGGCCTGCTCGCGCTGAAAGTGCTCCTGAAGCTGGTCGAGTCCGGCAAGTTCTGGGTATTCGCGATCTACTGCTTCGCTTTGGGCGTTACCGCTATTATTCTAGGGGGAATGGGTATAATTTAGAATGGAGGAAAAGGAGCAAGGATTTCGTCTTCCGAGTTTAATCACCGGATACCTGTTGATCGGCTTCGCGGCGTTTTTGCTTCTCGCTCTGGCGAGCTTCACCCCCGCGGATTCATCATGGTTCGTTTCTAAAGTAAACGAGCCGTCCGAAAATATTGCCGGCGCTATCGGAGTGACAGTCGCCTCCTTTTTCGTCGTCGTATACGGGAGAATTTCCGGCTTCCTCGCGGATTTCGCGATTCTCGTGATCGGCCTGAATATCCTCATCCGCGCGAAAACCGGACGCATCCTTTTCAAGGCCAGCCTGTTTACCATCGCCACCGTCAGCCTCTCCGTCCTCGTGGCGCTTATTTTTACGCAGTTATCGTTCATCGATAAAGGTATCGTCGGCATCGGGCTTTCCCGCACGCTGTCCGAGATCATCCATCCCTATGTCCTGATCGGCATCTTCGGCCTCATGTTCCTGCTGTCGCTGTCCGGGACAATGAAACTTTTCCGCTTCATCGCGTTTTTCCTCGCCCGCACCATCGGCCAGATCGCCCTCGCCCCGTTCCACCTGTTCGGACTCATCCTCAAGGGGGATAAGGACAATAAGCCGGTTGACGACGTACTGATCGATCCGGGCGCGATACACGGGAAGATGAAGACGCTGGGCGAACCGGCCGGGCACGGGTTTGCCGGGTATGACGACGAGCGCCCGCGAATGCCGGAGCCGGACTTCCTCCGGCCGCCCGCCGCGCAGGGGGGAGGAACCCCCAACCTCGTCAAACCGGAGGACGCCAACCTGCCGGCATGGCTCGCTAACCCGCGCGAGAAAGACCGTATCCTGCTGAATATCGGGAAGCGTTACGATATGATGATATTCGGCGACGGTAAGACTCCTATCGGGGAGACTCCGGACGAGCCGGAGCAGGAAACAATTATCCCCACGATGATAGACGAGCCTCACGCGGCTGTCGCTGAGGAAGTGCCCGAACCCGCGGCCCCCGCCATACCCGATGCTCCCGCCATCCCGGAGGTTCCGCTCGATAAAGAGAACGCGGAGGATATAGTCGGCGAGGCCGATTACAACGAAATTAAAAAGAATAAGAAACCCAAGACCGCCTCGCTCAAGGAGATTTACGAGGAGGACGCCGACCCGTTCCTTTTCCCGGAGAGCACGATCCTCGACCAGAGTTTCGACGCTCACACCTACGAGGACGAACAGCGCGAAATAAAAGAAGTCAGCGAAATTATCGAGAACACGTTCCGCAGTTTCAAGGTGGACATCCGCGTCACAGGCTACTCGCGCGGGCCGGTCATCACCCGTTACGAACTGATACCCCCGGTGGGGATGAAGCTCAAGAGCATCGTCACCCTGCAGGACGACCTCGCCCTCAAGCTCGGCACGTCCAACATCCGCATCGTCGCCCCTATCGGCAACCGGAGCATCATCGGCATCGAAGTGCCGAACAAGTTCCGCCGCAACACCGTACTGCGGAATATCATCGAGAGCGAGGAGTTCCGCGATAACGACGCATTCCTACCGCTGATCCTCGGGATGGACATCACCGGAAACATTATTATAGAAGACCTCTGCGATATGCCCCATCTCCTGATAGCGGGCACCACCGGCAGCGGAAAGAGCGTCTATGTCAGTTCGCTCGTATCGGGGCTGGTTTTCAAACGGCGCGAAAACGAGCTGAAATTTATTATGATCGACCCGAAGATGGTGGAGCTCGAACTGTTCGGCGGCATCCCGCACCTGCTCGCCCCGGTCATCACCCAGCCCGAAGAGGCGCTTCTCGCGCTCGAATGGGCGGTCGGCGAAATGGACAGACGTTATAAGGTGCTGAGCGAGATGAATGTCCGCAATATTTCCGATTACAACCAGCAGGCTAAGAAGATAAACAAGACCCGCAAAAAGGACGGCGAAGAACCGATGGAGGAACTTCCCTACATCGTCATCGTTATCGACGAGTTCGCCGACCTGATGCTGCGCTCGCCCAAGGAGACCGAGAAGGTCATCTCGCGTATCGCCGCTATGGCGCGCGCGGTGGGCATGCACCTCGTGGTCGCGACCCAGCGCCCGTCGGTAGACGTGGTTACCGGGCTCATCAAGGCGAACTTCCCGTCGCGTATCGCGTTCCGGGTCAGCACCCAGACCGACGCGCGCACGATCCTCGACCGGAGCGGCGCGGAACGCCTGCTCGGCAAGGGCGATATGCTCTTTTTAACCCCGGCGTTCACCGATATGTTCCGCATCCAAGCCCCTTACGTCTCGAACCAGGACATCAAACGTATCGCGTCCGAACTCAAGCGCAACGGCTCGGCGGACTACCGGATAGATTTCGAGGAGCTCCTGCTCCGCTCGGCGAGCGAGCATCACGCGAACGAGGCCGACTTCAAGGACGACCCGTTATTCGGCGAGGCTCTCAAAATCGCGGTGGAGTACGGCGAGATATCCGCGTCGTTCATCCAGCGTAAGTTCCGCGTGGGATACAACCGCGCGTCGCGTATCATGGAGGCGATGGATCAGATGGGTATCCTCGCCGCCGCCAAATCCAGCGGGAAACCCCGCGAGGTCCTCATCAAGCAGGAAGACCTTGTCCACTATCTCTAAGGCGGAAGCAGTATGAAAGTCGACGCCTCACAGGTCTTTACCGAATCCGTTATCCAGACAATCGCGGAAACCATAGAAAAAAACTCCGGCCATGAAGTGGCCTTTTCCGGCGTGATCGACCGTTCCGGCCTCGTAGTCGAGGTATTCCCGTTATCCTACGGTAACGAGGACTCGACGGTGGTCGCCATGATGGAGGCGCTGTCCGGCGACGTGGTTATCCATAACCATCCGTCGGGAAACACCGTCCCGTCTCAGGAGGATATCGAGCTGTCGTCCCTCCTCGCGAACCGGATGCTGGGATTCTATATCGTGAACAATACCTGCTCGCAGGTCAATATCGTGCTCCAGCCCCGCGCTAGGGTGTATCTCAAGGACGAGGAGGTGCTCGCGATATTCGGGAACGGCGGCGAGCTGTCGAAGAATATCGGCGGATACGAGACGCGCCCGGAGCAGGTGGATATGGTCGCCAACGTCGTGTGGGCGGTCAACGACTCCAAACTGCTGATATGCGAGGCCGGGACGGGCACGGGAAAGTCCCTGTCATACCTCATTCCCGCCGCCATTTGGGCGGTCGAGAATAAGAAGCGCGTCATGGTATCGACTCACACGATCAACCTGCAACAGCAGATATCGGAAAAGGATATGGAGATTGTCGAACGGGTAGTGATGAACTACCTGCACAAACCCCTGCATCACGCGGTGCTGGTCGGGCGCGGGAACTACCTCTGCCGGAGGCGTCTCGCGGAACTCCTGCGGGATACCGACACCCAGCGTTCGCTGTTCGAGAGCGGCAACGAGACCCTGCTCCTGCAGGATATCGCGCTCTGGACTGAGAACACTCCTCACGGCACGCGCGGGGAATATCCCGAAGGTATCAAAGAGGAGA
Above is a window of Brevinematales bacterium DNA encoding:
- a CDS encoding tetratricopeptide repeat protein, coding for MGFTRRIRSLCFSLIGVVALFAPLAAQDPTVYLNEGIKLYQEERYYQALDSFRNALQINPYYGVAYRYLAEVYFAIGAYSESLSTAMTALKYAHNDVDAMLLVANSYRELGKYKDSENYYNSILKLFPSYSEVYRNMGILYLKLNKMPQAFDNLQKAVRLAPELWLGYISLGDYYFQLGIYKEAENNYQKAFELNSRDRLGFYYLADFYYKIDKYSSAISLLEKGETLFENFVSGINLLGDCYLKSGNNSKALEKYDWLLNADFKKSDDFLKWLYYKMAWANEAISIENSLADYKKAYDIDPKNQFIKYSFEKFAVKNYPVDSDIRQELAGDYYKQALTDYKNGNMIWYLLRLKRTVYLNPFHSDARLKIVEFYELKNDYMKAYDELKGSFIVDKNYKIKDKLEAYEWKIQNKKMILEKPELLQYKGVLLVDSDYYNFGTVFPETLLFYSKYFEKFKFTILDYRKKDGINNVLEYIRKNNYHFFVIIEMTGNHDVLKFTVFDTVGKEVETLAMNFHPDKVDNGVDRFFSWMDGVFPTIGLVKSEKSKGKYILSMGKNNGLKNGDKMLVFDIQGDIRQYALLKVDAAGVFESEASVVSNMGKTYENLKDKKVIKSDTILKKHLTKLKRILVY
- a CDS encoding glucose-6-phosphate isomerase, producing the protein MSQRIEFDYNNMMSENIGTRMGITEERLRSFEKITKKAHDDMTKRRQSKELPFYDLPYQTGLTDAIKSAAKEYMARYDTQVVIGIGGSALGPLSLLTALRNSFWNELPASKRNGMRTYVTDNIDPDWTKELLEMIDPKKTLFLVVTKSGSTSETITTFFILQKFLIEAVGEAEYREHICFVTDPNKSILREIADKENIRWFPIEPLVGGRFSVLTPVGVLPAALMGIDVDKLLAGAAEMDKWTSSPELEKNPAYLFAALQYLAYQNGAPISVLMPYSNKLARLADWYVQLWAESLGKKFTLDGNIHFQGPTPLKAVGATDQHSQVQLFKEGPYDKVVTFIRVKDFDCELEIPKLYGEYKGISYLSGHTMNELIDSEQKATEAALSKEGRPSITITVPKVDEFTMGQLIYMFEVATVFSGYLYQLDPLDQPGVEEGKNFTYGLLGRAGYEDKKKEFDGIYKKNKKFML
- a CDS encoding DUF2225 domain-containing protein; the protein is MGEAISFYSKNELICPVCGVGHKREELLTGRGRFNAGNLSNELRRSYISTQKYGEINALIYPISVCPSCYFAAEKEDFTKVPQKSVEVLLELQQVRGKYLLKIFGSVPDFVGPRDLISGTASYILAISSAPYFDKRKQAPTIKMGIYSLRTAWLMNDLFKQTNEPKYQEMADIFYRKASEFYEIALELQSKGVEPLDGARWLGPDTDYNFGYDGFLYIDAILKYKTAVFIEDPLERVKVYEGVKRILSKVFGIGRKAKDKPEILLNLSREVYDKIGAEIETLKESLGDLEELENIEREAAENEKKDAESDE
- a CDS encoding undecaprenyl-diphosphate phosphatase, translated to MDILQSIILSVIQGLTEFLPISSSGHLALADKLFGPHTADLRFFAIVHFGTMFATIWVFWDEIIKLFKSLGTIPAAVKDKKMNGDLKTVLYIIIASVPTGIMGIFLKDKFESLTSNVIIIGACLVVTGIILLVTRFIKAGERDQNNFGFLRALVLGTAQGIAILPGVSRSGTTIATSLYLGADRKFAGRLSFLISLPAILAVNLMEWFDPKTACPADGIVAKLPYVIGFVVAFGVGLLALKVLLKLVESGKFWVFAIYCFALGVTAIILGGMGII
- a CDS encoding DNA translocase FtsK, with translation MIGFAAFLLLALASFTPADSSWFVSKVNEPSENIAGAIGVTVASFFVVVYGRISGFLADFAILVIGLNILIRAKTGRILFKASLFTIATVSLSVLVALIFTQLSFIDKGIVGIGLSRTLSEIIHPYVLIGIFGLMFLLSLSGTMKLFRFIAFFLARTIGQIALAPFHLFGLILKGDKDNKPVDDVLIDPGAIHGKMKTLGEPAGHGFAGYDDERPRMPEPDFLRPPAAQGGGTPNLVKPEDANLPAWLANPREKDRILLNIGKRYDMMIFGDGKTPIGETPDEPEQETIIPTMIDEPHAAVAEEVPEPAAPAIPDAPAIPEVPLDKENAEDIVGEADYNEIKKNKKPKTASLKEIYEEDADPFLFPESTILDQSFDAHTYEDEQREIKEVSEIIENTFRSFKVDIRVTGYSRGPVITRYELIPPVGMKLKSIVTLQDDLALKLGTSNIRIVAPIGNRSIIGIEVPNKFRRNTVLRNIIESEEFRDNDAFLPLILGMDITGNIIIEDLCDMPHLLIAGTTGSGKSVYVSSLVSGLVFKRRENELKFIMIDPKMVELELFGGIPHLLAPVITQPEEALLALEWAVGEMDRRYKVLSEMNVRNISDYNQQAKKINKTRKKDGEEPMEELPYIVIVIDEFADLMLRSPKETEKVISRIAAMARAVGMHLVVATQRPSVDVVTGLIKANFPSRIAFRVSTQTDARTILDRSGAERLLGKGDMLFLTPAFTDMFRIQAPYVSNQDIKRIASELKRNGSADYRIDFEELLLRSASEHHANEADFKDDPLFGEALKIAVEYGEISASFIQRKFRVGYNRASRIMEAMDQMGILAAAKSSGKPREVLIKQEDLVHYL